Proteins from one Nicotiana tabacum cultivar K326 chromosome 23, ASM71507v2, whole genome shotgun sequence genomic window:
- the LOC107796469 gene encoding uncharacterized protein LOC107796469 — protein sequence MNHQLQVSDKEDKSSSSEEEEEEEKEKEEDFFQENILQIHYQNQHFHQFYQKQTDSHYAKWANFTSPALVPKHQNNTQCPSYKEEIKKVSPKKKPKRTNTDVIEVHRSRIVRATGRKDRHSKVSTASGPRDRRVRLSPNTAIQFYDVQDRLGYDRPSKAIDWLIKKAKAAIDALENNPFQVFSRQIDSTNKALNWRTINVENEEGQFALDQSPKVSQEYSDIPKYECGVQNDSPIGNLSLLSSANDPKIQFVSDFQRYQQGHFHSDTKKQAQDSLFNFQSSQDQSILSSNNNLELREDSTFSFLSHNFPSVLGQNQLFYQRESLQSSAFSVPLNTQFQTVSYANNGFVNEEEEHGTFSTPSAINATTLLHYQD from the coding sequence ATGAATCATCAACTTCAAGTATCAGATAAAGAAGACAAATCCTCATcatcagaagaagaggaagaagaagaaaaagaaaaggaagaggatttttttcaagaaaatatccTCCAAATTCATTACCAAAACCAGCATTTCCACCAATTCTACCAAAAACAAACAGATTCCCACTACGCAAAATGGGCTAATTTCACTTCCCCTGCTTTAGTCCCAAAGCACCAAAATAACACACAATGTCCAAGTTACAAAGAAGAAATCAAGAAAGTATCACCAAAAAAGAAGCCAAAGAGAACCAACACAGATGTGATAGAAGTCCACAGAAGCCGCATTGTCCGAGCTACAGGACGAAAAGACCGGCACAGCAAGGTTTCAACAGCTAGCGGCCCGAGGGACAGGCGAGTGAGGCTCTCACCAAACACTGCAATTCAATTTTATGATGTCCAAGATCGACTTGGCTATGACCGTCCAAGTAAGGCGATCGATTGGCTAATTAAAAAAGCTAAAGCTGCAATTGATGCACTTGAAAATAATCCCTTTCAAGTGTTTTCCAGACAGATTGACTCGACAAATAAAGCATTGAATTGGCGAACAATAAATGTTGAAAACGAAGAAGGCCAATTTGCTCTTGACCAGAGTCCAAAAGTTAGTCAAGAATATAGTGACATTCCAAAATATGAATGTGGAGTTCAGAATGACAGCCCAATTGGGAATTTGAGCTTGCTTTCATCAGCTAATGACCCCAAGATtcaatttgtaagtgattttcaGAGATACCAACAAGGCCATTTTCACTCAGATACCAAAAAgcaagctcaagacagccttttCAATTTCCAGTCATCCCAAGATCAGTCCATTCTTTCTTCAAACAACAATTTAGAGTTAAGAGAGGATTCAACATTCAGCTTTTTATCACATAACTTCCCCTCAGTTTTAGGCCAAAACCAGCTGTTTTATCAGAGGGAATCCCTTCAGTCCAGTGCTTTTAGTGTTCCATTGAACACACAGTTTCAGACTGTTTCTTATGCTAACAATGGATTTGTCAATGAAGAAGAGGAACATGGTACATTTTCCACTCCTTCAGCCATTAATGCAACTACACTTCTACATTATCAAGATTAG